A genomic region of Kluyveromyces marxianus DMKU3-1042 DNA, complete genome, chromosome 5 contains the following coding sequences:
- the SCD5 gene encoding Scd5p — MSFDWLNVPGLNISNDAQTSVQGSSPPPTVSFSFDTSDHSEETQQAKKTSVNQLRKVSHDDSLTVSGSTGNFQDTSSLKVAKTDATLHSQSESDIASTYVEPPQELQVPLAIPKYQLTPEERKAYLRWFNDLHTRIRSKQITLDDVFNFLANFKLDETIKERISRIFRTCRYALNEEQFFAVVRLAAHALQQRLLPTRSMILEKAPVLKPKSILSATAGQEVYEEVEEDPNNDADKKVDFDGFASLLLTGKTVRKNIRRRIMKRRDQIKKVRFSQNLVTFEDEPTTISDGTGTNSQQQGVTSQSDESTAPGANSSDDSSLDLSLPMEQLLLKLSSRNRNNSALVKELPSDSQPETQEEREVLEDMKDSLSHFRQIQKVDNVTQLPDEIPNSIKFSSPGNENQPLEPLKPTATGSANHLFRQTVPPTQQNIGAGSSILGNSNGLQPLKPTATGSANEIFKNIFMQNNNTSPQNQQAKPLEPLKPTSTGSANYLMKQQFQDFQEFQPFQSAVPSRRQSQPLPQQHQLQQLQSQSLQPPQSQSNQPYLSPQQTAQQAQQAQPPQPPQQPQLQNHQQYLSPQPSNSAFQLQPQGSFMQPSSGALVSSPQPQLSSDGYFRSLMAGSPSLMQGSSPQPQNISNQSGMQPRYPQQPAEFHTTPYHPQQHRLSLPSQMPMGSNQPLTNISPQNTITNSDNILNDLKALQQQVDQLHQTYNYDVRR, encoded by the coding sequence ATGTCGTTCGATTGGTTAAACGTGCCAGGTTTGAATATATCTAATGATGCACAAACATCAGTTCAAGGCTCTTCACCACCTCCGACTGTTTCATTTAGCTTTGATACATCGGACCATTCCGAAGAAACCCAGCAAGCCAAGAAGACGTCTGTAAACCAGCTTCGGAAAGTTTCTCATGATGACAGTCTTACTGTTTCTGGATCTACTGGTAACTTTCAGGATACATCTTCATTAAAGGTTGCAAAAACAGACGCAACTCTTCATTCTCAATCGGAATCGGATATTGCATCTACATATGTGGAACCTCCACAGGAATTGCAAGTTCCGTTAGCAATTCCAAAATACCAACTCACCCCAGAAGAACGCAAAGCATATCTGAGATGGTTTAACGATTTACATACTAGAATTCGATCAAAACAAATCACCTTGGATGATGTTTTTAACTTCTTAGCTAACTTTAAGCTAGATGAAACGATAAAGGAGCGGATTTCGCGAATATTTAGGACTTGCCGATATGCTCTAAATGAGGAGCAGTTTTTTGCTGTCGTAAGATTGGCCGCCCACGCGCTGCAACAGAGACTGTTGCCCACCCGAAGTATGATTTTGGAGAAGGCGCCGGTtctaaaaccaaaatccATATTGTCTGCTACTGCTGGTCAAGAAGTTTATgaagaagtggaagaaGACCCCAACAACGATGCTGACAAAAAGGTTGATTTTGATGGTTTTGCATCATTATTGTTAACTGGTAAAACTGTCAGAAAGAatataagaagaagaatcatgAAACGTAGAGATCAGATCAAGAAAGTTAGATTCTCTCAAAATTTGGTCACCTTTGAAGATGAGCCAACTACAATTTCCGATGGTACTGGTACCAATTCGCAACAGCAGGGTGTTACATCTCAAAGTGACGAGTCAACGGCACCTGGCGCAAATTCCAGCGATGATTCTTCCCTTGACTTGTCGCTACCTATGGAACAATTACTACTTAAGCTGTCTTCGAGAAACCGCAATAATTCTGCACTAGTTAAGGAATTACCTTCAGATAGCCAACCTGAAactcaagaagaaagggaAGTTTTAGAGGATATGAAGGATTCCTTGAGTCATTTCAGACAAATCCAAAAAGTCGATAATGTTACACAGCTTCCCGATGAAATACCTAATTCTATCAAATTTTCAAGTCCAGGCAATGAAAATCAACCCCTGGAACCATTGAAACCTACTGCTACAGGATCTGCAAACCATTTATTCCGTCAAACAGTGCCACCAACTCAACAAAATATTGGTGCTGGATCAAGTATTTTAGGCAATAGCAATGGGTTACAGCCATTAAAACCTACGGCTACCGGATCAGCCAATGagatattcaaaaatatattcatgcaaaataacaatacaTCTCCTCAAAATCAACAGGCAAAACCACTTGAGCCTTTGAAACCAACTTCTACTGGTTCCGCAAATTATTTAATGAAACAGCAGTTTCAAGACTTCCAGGAATTCCAGCCATTCCAATCCGCAGTACCATCTCGTCGACAATCACAACCTCTGCCTCAACAACATCAGCTGCAACAGCTTCAATCGCAGTCACTACAGCCACCCCAGAGCCAATCAAATCAGCCATATTTAAGTCCCCAACAAACCGCACAACAGGCACAACAGGCACAACCACCACAACCACCGCAACAGCCTCAACTCCAAAACCATCAGCAATATCTCAGTCCACAGCCATCCAATTCTGCTTTTCAGCTGCAGCCTCAAGGTTCTTTCATGCAGCCCAGTTCAGGCGCATTGGTTTCATcaccacaaccacaactATCTTCTGATGGCTATTTCAGGTCACTAATGGCTGGCTCTCCGTCACTGATGCAAGGGTCATCTCCTCAACCACAGAACATATCGAATCAATCCGGAATGCAACCGCGCTATCCACAGCAGCCAGCAGAATTTCATACGACACCCTATCATCCACAGCAACACCGTCTCAGTTTACCCTCACAGATGCCGATGGGTTCAAATCAACCACTAACCAACATCAGTCCTCAAAATACTATCACAAACTCGGATAATATATTGAACGACCTCAAAGCTCTCCAACAGCAGGTAGACCAACTACATCAAACGTACAACTACGATGTTCGCAGATGA
- the MRS2 gene encoding Mrs2p — MSSVLGRLTRDVQSHLRYTSKTLRHHLRWNSSQTTPFKPIAAAQHPFLVKPVTPHESYVSCTIFNERGDVTAVSHKFPKWEFLQKYGLYPRDLRKIDSSSIDVIPSFVIKPKCILVNLLHIKAMIQKDKVFVFDTANPDAATKLGVLMYDLESKLSQRNATHQGKSISYQENYEHRALESILINVMTCLETEYKYHHSVCGMILNDLENQIDRDKLRDLLIKSKNLTAFAQKSVLLRDLLDELLESDEDLAGMYLSEKKLPDADDHSDLEMLLETYYKQCDEYVQQSEALIQDIKSTEEIVNIILDANRNSLLLFELKVTVYTLGFTVATLVPAFYGMNLKNFIEESNWGFASVVGVSTLAALLVTISNMRALRSVTRLTLLNNHTGAHNTKHLANAKMALDKEIPTFWSRWKTSAKVLWSGREVLYKDGSKRDMIWKWLVDDDKK; from the coding sequence ATGTCAAGTGTTCTTGGACGGCTAACGCGAGACGTACAGAGCCATCTTCGATATACGTCGAAAACTCTTCGGCATCATCTTCGATGGAATTCGTCACAAACAACGCCTTTCAAGCCAATAGCAGCTGCTCAGCATCCATTTTTAGTGAAACCTGTCACACCCCATGAGTCGTACGTGTCATGTACGATATTCAATGAAAGGGGAGATGTGACTGCTGTATCACACAAGTTCCCAAAGTGGgagtttcttcaaaaatacGGACTATATCCTAGAGACTTGAGGAAAATTGATTCGAGCTCCATAGATGTGATACCATCGTTCGTAATCAAGCCTAAATGCATTCTAGTGAACTTACTACATATAAAGGCTATGATACAGAAGGATAAAGTTTTCGTTTTTGACACTGCTAATCCGGATGCAGCAACGAAACTCGGGGTCTTGATGTATGACTTAGAGTCAAAACTCTCCCAAAGAAATGCCACCCACCAGGGTAAATCCATCTCTTACCAGGAAAACTACGAACACCGTGCACTAGAATCAATTCTTATAAATGTCATGACGTGCTTGGAAACCGAATATAAGTACCATCATTCGGTATGTGGAATGATTTTGAACGACCTTGAGAACCAGATTGATCGTGATAAACTTCGAGATTTGCTAATTAAGTCCAAAAATTTGACCGCGTTTGCTCAAAAGAGTGTGCTTTTAAGAGATCTACTCGACGAACTTCTCGAatctgatgaagatttgGCTGGAATGTACCTTTCTGAGAAAAAACTGCCAGACGCTGACGACCACTCAGATTTAGAGATGCTTTTGGAAACGTATTACAAGCAATGTGACGAGTACGTGCAACAATCAGAAGCCTTAATTCAAGATATCAAATCCACCGAAGAAATTGTTAACATCATTCTTGACGCTAATCGAAATTCTCTATTGTTGTTCGAATTAAAGGTCACTGTTTACACTTTGGGTTTCACTGTTGCAACCCTTGTACCAGCATTCTACGGTatgaacttgaagaatttcATCGAAGAATCCAATTGGGGGTTCGCAAGTGTCGTCGGAGTTTCGACGCTTGCCGCACTACTAGTTACAATTTCAAACATGCGTGCATTGAGGTCTGTAACAAGACTCACTTTGCTAAATAACCACACCGGTGCTCATAACACAAAGCACTTGGCTAATGCCAAAATGGCATTGGACAAGGAAATACCTACTTTCTGGAGTAGATGGAAAACCAGCGCAAAGGTTCTGTGGTCTGGCCGCGAAGTTCTTTACAAAGACGGCTCTAAAAGAGACATGATTTGGAAATGGTTGGTAGACGATGACAAGAAGTGA
- the VMA4 gene encoding H(+)-transporting V1 sector ATPase subunit E, producing MSTITALSPNQVNDELQKMQAFIKKEAEEKAREIELKAQQEYEIEKTGLVRNETSAIDTNIAARMKKAALKQQIVKSTIANKMRLKVLGTREEVLDEIFEKAKAELKKISSNKKEYKPVLHALVLESLLKLLEPKAVVKVREADVEVVNSLLEEVTKEYEERTGKQVSLTVSEDYLNKDIAGGVIVSNGNGKIEVNNTLEERLKLLSEESLPAIRLELFGPSKTRKFFD from the coding sequence ATGTCTACTATTACAGCATTATCACCAAATCAGGTGAACGATGAATTGCAGAAGATGCAAGCgttcatcaagaaagaagcagagGAGAAGGCTCGTGAAATTGAGTTGAAGGCTCAGCAGGAGTACGAAATCGAGAAGACTGGTCTGGTACGCAATGAAACTAGTGCGATTGACACCAATATCGCGGCCAGAATGAAGAAGGCAGCTTTGAAGCAGCAAATTGTGAAGTCCACTATTGCCAACAAGATGAGATTGAAGGTGCTAGGAACTAGGGAAGAAGTGCTAGATGAGATTTTCGAGAAGGCCAAGGctgagttgaagaagatttcttccaacaagaaagaatacAAGCCTGTTTTGCATGCGTTAGTCTTGGAGTCATTGCTAAAGTTGCTTGAACCAAAGGCTGTTGTCAAGGTCAGGGAGGCTGATGTTGAAGTTGTGAACTCTTTGTTGGAAGAGGTGACAAAGGAATACGAGGAAAGAACCGGTAAGCAAGTCTCCCTCACCGTTTCCGAAGACTACTTGAACAAGGACATTGCTGGTGGTGTCATTGTTTCCAACGGTAACGGCAAGATCGAGGTGAATAACACTTTGGAGGAGAGACTAAAGCTTTTGAGCGAAGAATCGCTCCCAGCTATCAGATTAGAGCTATTCGGCCCTTCCAAGACCAGAAAGTTCTTTGATTAA
- the SNC2 gene encoding SNAP receptor SNC2, which yields MSSSVPYDPYVPANEEREADSKTAALKSEIDDTVDIMRDNINKVAERGERLTSIQDKADNLAVSAQGFKRGANRVRKQMWWKDLKMRMCLALVIIILLIVIIVPIAVHFS from the exons ATGTCATCATCAGTCCCATACGACCCATATGTTCCTGCCAATGAGGAAAGAGAGGCAGACTCTAAAACTGCAGCATTGAAATCT GAAATCGATGACACTGTTGATATCATGAGAGATAACATCAACAAAGTTGCCGAACGTGGTGAAAGATTAACTTCGATACAGGACAAGGCAGATAATTTGGCCGTCTCTGCTCAAGGGTTCAAGAGAGGCGCTAACAGAGTAAGAAAGCAAATGTGGTGGAAGGATTTAAAGATGAGAATGTGTTTGGCACTTGTTATCATTATTCTATTGATTGTTATCATCGTTCCAATTGCTGTACACTTCAGCTGA
- the GIP4 gene encoding protein phosphatase regulator GIP4, producing the protein MLAKAAASASSPMVQGGVSLDFTDIKCLQHSTSIWKLKQLIHVCKMLNRTLELKKSENLVPLTNIVIALATGFHFNVSAVIEKRIEILSQFKQCKQGTVSAPLVPSALKIDVRLAPVEEDIGVYVGKVYDKELQSQLLLSLQHVAENALQIYQSKVKQLIVERNSNRPTDISGRVVSLDENAFDDLLFPHELMFGLDLLANLRDKSKDTTSAAFFSLALSILDKFKSNLNEKCLPPIRLYYTTMMKFTKTKGLYSTNVLIRLPYWQFTMHRIYTASLRNKSLIDVIRAVLRQIYLPNKSHFHDEFVKLHSQNLHEYLELLEQLDEFCTSQTLEKELVENFKQYSNQNSVYHVHFSNIQNAYQSLLLKSVQILRRATKLVDTFTSQWKAISNSMKNIDFDNLSGAELTKMVSEKLEVDKLAYSEKQSNLNNNNINNHLGIDSNSEQRSGFSSSSSSSSINASPSVLSPVTLSRTPSMSKSDISKSPSSPIPFVDASESPQEIKQTPVRRRNRSSSLQSENQSNGRASTATSLRNNMRSNSLQTGSANTQRLVQNAYSKALSSLNDKRSPLLTPAKSLAAKPKPSSPIITRQNSVKARNKMNSSKLNEVNESMNNLRLDEETLIISQESLSSDTNDGIKNPDIIVSGADENDSMLSSSETPSESTIKKVRFTGVPPMTPDEDPEPKRRGWYKKPAVLHYPTPPAQFSLQKSRLSQEGLAFRTSLIARDQAAERKFGYETAYPSHQGTGTKMVNKIKDKLIR; encoded by the coding sequence ATGCTAGCCAAGGCTGCGGCTTCGGCGTCGTCGCCCATGGTACAAGGCGGAGTTTCTTTGGATTTCACGGACATTAAATGTTTACAACATTCGACATCGATATGGAAGCTCAAGCAATTGATCCATGTTTGTAAAATGCTAAACAGAACGTTAGAACTTAAGAAGAGTGAAAATTTGGTTCCCCTTACGAATATAGTTATTGCGCTGGCTACTGGGTTCCATTTTAACGTGTCAGCTGTGATTGAAAAAAGGATCGAAATTCTTTCGCAGTTTAAGCAGTGCAAGCAAGGTACTGTAAGCGCCCCTCTGGTACCAAGTGCTCTCAAGATTGATGTCAGATTAGCACctgtagaagaagacattGGTGTCTACGTGGGGAAGGTCTACGACAAGGAATTACAATCCCAATTGCTCTTGTCGTTGCAACATGTTGCAGAAAATGCTCTTCAAATATACCAGTCCAAAGTGAAACAGTTGATTGTCGAAAGAAACTCCAATAGACCTACTGATATATCTGGTCGCGTCGTATCTTTGGACGAAAATGCATTTGATGATTTGCTTTTCCCTCATGAGTTGATGTTCGGTCTTGACCTTTTAGCAAATCTTCGAGACAAATCCAAGGATACCACAAGCGCAGCGTTCTTTTCACTAGCTCTGTCCATCCTTGATAAATTTAAATCAAATTTGAATGAAAAGTGCTTGCCTCCAATCAGATTATATTACACCACAATGATGAAATTTACTAAAACAAAGGGTCTGTATTCGACCAATGTCTTGATTCGTCTTCCATACTGGCAATTCACAATGCATCGGATATACACAGCATCTCTACGAAACAAAAGTTTAATAGATGTTATACGCGCCGTTTTGAGACAAATATATCTCCCTAATAAATCCCATTTCCATGATGAATTTGTGAAGTTGCATTCTCAAAATCTTCATGAATATTTAGAGTTGTTAGAGCAGTTGGACGAGTTTTGTACCTCTCAAACACTGGAAAAGGAGTTGGTGGAAAATTTCAAGCAATATTCGAATCAGAACTCGGTGTATCATGTGCATTTCAGCAATATCCAAAACGCTTATCAGTCGTTGTTACTGAAATCCGTACAAATTCTTCGAAGGGCAACAAAGCTCGTCGACACCTTCACGTCTCAGTGGAAAGCTATTTCTAATAGTATGAAAAATATCGACTTCGATAACTTGAGTGGAGCGGAACTGACTAAAATGGTATCAGAAAAGCTGGAAGTTGATAAGTTAGCATATTCCGAGAAACAATCTAATCtcaacaataataacattaATAACCACCTAGGAATAGACTCGAATTCAGAACAAAGGTCCGGAttttcctcctcctcctcctcctcttctaTTAATGCCTCACCAAGTGTTCTATCCCCCGTTACTCTGAGTCGAACACCATCAATGAGCAAGTCAGATATATCTAAATCTCCATCATCTCCTATTCCATTTGTTGACGCCAGCGAGTCACCacaagaaataaaacaaaccCCTGTTAGAAGGAGAAACAGATCCTCTTCACTTCAATCTGAAAACCAATCAAATGGTAGAGCTTCTACTGCAACCTCACTTCGTAACAATATGCGCTCCAATTCACTTCAAACTGGTTCTGCAAACACCCAAAGACTGGTACAAAATGCATATTCAAAAGCCCTGTCGTCGCTGAATGACAAAAGATCACCTCTGCTAACTCCAGCAAAGTCACTAGCTGCAAAGCCAAAACCTTCGTCACCAATCATCACAAGGCAAAATTCCGTAAAGGCAAGGAATAAAATGAACTCTTCGAAATTGAACGAGGTGAACGAATCAATGAACAACCTGCGACtggatgaagaaactcTCATAATTTCTCAAGAATCCCTTTCATCGGACACAAATGATGGGATAAAGAATCCAGATATAATAGTTTCTGGCGCGGATGAGAATGATTCGATGTTGTCAAGTAGTGAAACGCCTTCTGAATCTACCATCAAAAAGGTGCGGTTCACTGGAGTTCCACCAATGACCCCAGATGAAGATCCCGAGCCAAAGAGGCGTGGGTGGTATAAAAAACCTGCAGTACTACATTATCCTACACCTCCTGCTCAGTTCTCACTACAGAAATCAAGATTGTCTCAAGAGGGATTAGCGTTTAGGACAAGCTTGATAGCTAGAGATCAAGCTGCCGAACGGAAATTTGGCTACGAAACAGCTTACCCATCTCATCAAGGTACAGGAACTAAAATGGTaaataaaatcaaagatAAGCTAATCAGATAA
- the MIP1 gene encoding DNA-directed DNA polymerase gamma MIP1, whose protein sequence is MKARNYYGSRLRGCNVRTIRYFYRSVSLKAEEPRINPVGIQYLSKSLHEQIFPSKDKYNKFFDNEEKQELVKLSKSFLKNHDLLGKPTNITEPISFQLPKLQGEVLDEHFQKLGHFASEPYRSMCDKKFKKILPKPKTWLRKPGWYRYEPGKAPESVPYPQEDTLVFDVEVLYKISDFPTLAVALSDKAWYLWCSPFICDTADSDNVKHLIPMNTLERPKLIIGHNIGYDRSKVLEEYNFVPSKAFFIDTMSLHVASSGMCSRQRPVYVKKQKRDEEIAELNAENSSLPPISDVDEDSPWLHKSATNSLKEVARFHCNIKMSKEARDTFATLDKYEIINKFQDMVEYCVSDVEITSKVFDSVFPKFIQKCPHPVSFGALRFLSSSILPTRVEKWQQYLKSSESLFQDNKTKIEEKIIEIVEEVAALKDKPEVFENDPWLKQLDWTIKPIRYNKKGELVKNQKLPGLPEWYRSLFPSKSSTKPNITIRTRQVPLFFKLTWEDCPVVWTASQGWCFRCDNSRIAEIETKNYDKAKEVDDYQEENTTLFRIPHPNGPDFNCSTLLSKPFIHFFEKGILKSQSKLAHDALQINAAGAYWMSARERIMSQHVVSAKDFKSEFKTSASTSEKDEDIGIILPKLVPMGTVTRRSVENTWLTASNAKKNRIGSELKCNVVAPPGYVFVGADVDSEELWIASLVGDSIFDVHGGTAIGWMCLEGTKSLGTDLHSKTAQILGCSRDEAKIFNYGRIYGAGVKFAAQLLKKFNPSISEQEARKTAEKLYASTKGKKQRSSIFKTFWYGGSESILFNKLESIAEQDEPKTPVLGAGITFSLMKKYLGKDTFLPSRINWVIQSSGVDYLHILCCSMNYLIEKYSIDARLMISIHDEIRYLVSEKDKYRLALALQISNLWTRAYFSEQMCINDLPQNCAFFSAVDVDKVMRKEVNMDCVTPSNPNPIPHGESLEIHDILKITGGELGKSNDEIDVSKFPYTFRESVFRQYNRKYSKEFLKYSLQMQVQMKKYRVEQIETDYIRSLEESRLSKLNADDEVKSVADYVQGLKLQNNKNKPSIMSDSVMYGGKDPVSTLEEDKNSERETSTLKKIISSNSTGSIRYRQRTEKTTANSPPQKMDSEMISTIVAEALMETPPEVKIKSGKAKTAKKKKINSKTEKILKERSVSTKTQMASSILTNRSSKYGNTNRSVG, encoded by the coding sequence ATGAAAGCTAGAAACTATTATGGTAGCCGTTTACGTGGTTGTAACGTGAGAACAATAAGATATTTTTACCGCTCTGTGAGTTTAAAAGCAGAAGAGCCGCGAATTAATCCAGTGGGCATCCAGTACTTGTCCAAGTCGTTACATGAGCAGATATTCCCAAGCAAGGACAAATATAACAAGTTTTTCGACaatgaagagaaacagGAGCTAGTAAAGCTGTCAAAATCctttttgaagaaccaTGATCTTCTAGGGAAGCCAACGAATATAACAGAGCCGATAAGTTTTCAGCTTCCTAAGTTGCAAGGAGAGGTTTTGGATGAACATTTCCAGAAATTAGGACATTTTGCATCGGAACCGTACCGTAGCATGTGTGATAAGAAGTTTAAAAAGATTCTACCGAAGCCCAAAACATGGCTTCGCAAGCCTGGGTGGTATCGGTATGAACCTGGAAAGGCGCCAGAGAGTGTACCATATCCCCAGGAAGACACATTGGTTTTTGATGTGGAGGTTTTGTACAAGATTTCTGACTTTCCAACGTTAGCCGTTGCCCTTTCGGATAAAGCATGGTATCTGTGGTGTTCCCCATTCATTTGTGACACAGCAGACAGTGATAACGTCAAGCACTTGATACCAATGAACACTTTGGAAAGACCAAAACTAATTATAGGGCATAATATAGGCTATGATAGATCCAAGGTATTAGAAGAATACAATTTTGTGCCGTCAAAGGCTTTTTTCATCGATACCATGTCACTACACGTTGCATCCTCGGGTATGTGTTCAAGACAACGTCCTGTTTACgtgaaaaaacaaaagagagaCGAAGAAATTGCAGAACTAAATGCAGAGAATTCTTCGCTACCGCCTATCTCAGATGTGGATGAAGATAGTCCGTGGCTTCACAAATCTGCCACTAACTCCTTGAAAGAGGTAGCGAGGTTCCATTGTAACATTAAAATGTCCAAAGAGGCACGAGACACATTTGCCACTCTAGACAAGTACGAAATTATAAACAAATTCCAGGATATGGTTGAATACTGTGTGTCTGATGTAGAAATTACAAGCAAAGTGTTCGACAGCGTTTTCCCTAAATTTATACAGAAATGCCCACACCCTGTATCCTTTGGTGCCCTGAGATTCTTATCAAGTTCTATTCTTCCAACTAGAGTAGAAAAATGGCAACAATATTTGAAATCGTCAGAATCTTTGTTCCAAGATAATAAGACCAAAATCGAGGAAAAGATTATAGAGATTGTGGAAGAAGTAGCAGCATTAAAGGATAAACCTGAAGTATTTGAAAACGATCCATGGTTAAAACAACTAGATTGGACCATAAAGCCTATAAGATACAATAAAAAGGGTGAGCTAGTGAAAAATCAGAAACTACCTGGACTACCGGAATGGTACAGGTCGCTTTTCCCCTCTAAATCATCTACAAAACCGAATATCACGATAAGAACTAGGCAAGTGCCCTTGTTCTTTAAACTAACGTGGGAAGATTGCCCAGTAGTCTGGACAGCATCACAGGGTTGGTGTTTTAGATGCGATAATTCCCGAATTGCAGAAATCGAGACTAAAAATTATGATAAGGCTAAAGAGGTGGATGactatcaagaagaaaacaccaCCCTTTTCAGAATTCCTCATCCAAATGGCCCAGACTTCAATTGTAGCACTTTATTATCTAAGCCAtttattcatttctttGAGAAAGGAATTCTAAAATCCCAATCTAAGTTAGCCCACGATGCATTGCAAATTAATGCCGCTGGTGCATACTGGATGTCagcaagagaaagaattaTGTCCCAGCATGTCGTATCTGCTAAGGATTTTAAATCAGAATTCAAAACGAGTGCCAGTACTTCggaaaaagatgaagatataGGTATcattcttccaaaacttgttCCCATGGGAACTGTAACGAGAAGATCTGTTGAGAACACATGGTTGACTGCTTCTAATGCTAAGAAAAACAGAATTGGATCCGAACTAAAATGTAACGTTGTTGCTCCTCCAGGCTATGTTTTCGTTGGAGCGGATGTTGATAGTGAGGAGTTGTGGATTGCCTCATTAGTAGGTGATTCAATCTTTGATGTACATGGTGGAACGGCTATTGGTTGGATGTGTCTCGAAGGTACTAAATCTTTAGGAACGGATTTACACTCAAAGACTGCACAAATTTTAGGATGCTCTCGTGATGAAGCCAAGATTTTTAACTACGGTAGAATATACGGAGCTGGTGTGAAATTTGCTGCTCAAttgttaaagaaattcaatCCAAGTATATCTGAAcaagaagcaagaaaaaCGGCTGAAAAACTATACGCAAGTACTaagggaaaaaaacaacGCTCTTCTATCTTCAAGACTTTTTGGTATGGTGGTTCGGAATCCATCTTATTCAATAAATTAGAAAGCATTGCAGAGCAAGACGAGCCAAAGACACCAGTACTTGGTGCCGGCATAACTTTTTCCttaatgaagaaatacTTAGGGAAAGACACTTTCTTGCCTTCAAGAATTAACTGGGTAATCCAATCTTCCGGTGTCGATTATTTGCATATTTTATGTTGTTCAATGAACTATTTAATTGAGAAATATTCTATTGATGCTAGACTAATGATTTCAATTCATGACGAGATAAGATACTTGGTTTCCGAGAAGGACAAGTATAGATTAGCTTTAGCTTTGCAGATCTCCAATCTCTGGACCAGAGCTTATTTCAGCGAACAGATGTGTATTAATGACCTTCCACAAAATTGCGCCTTCTTCTCTGCCGTTGATGTCGACAAAGTGATGAGGAAGGAAGTAAACATGGACTGTGTTACTCCATCCAATCCGAACCCAATACCACACGGCGAGTCTCTTGAAATCCATGATATTTTAAAGATCACGGGGGGAGAACTAGGTAAATCGAATGACGAAATTGATGTATCTAAATTCCCATACACTTTCCGTGAATCAGTATTCCGGCAGTATAATAGGAAGTACTCCAAggaattcttgaagtattCTTTGCAGATGCAGGttcaaatgaaaaaatacaGAGTTGAACAAATTGAAACAGATTATATCAGgtctttggaagaatctAGATTGAGTAAATTGAATGCCGATGATGAAGTCAAATCGGTAGCAGATTACGTGCAAGGATTGAAGCTTCAAAACAATAAGAACAAACCCTCTATTATGAGTGATTCGGTCATGTATGGCGGAAAAGACCCAGTAAGCACTTTAGAGGAAGATAAGAATAGTGAAAGAGAAACTTCAACACTGAAAAAGATAATATCTTCCAACTCTACTGGAAGTATTAGGTATAGGCAGCGCACTGAAAAAACGACTGCTAACTCTCCTCCGCAAAAAATGGATAGCGAAATGATCTCTACTATAGTTGCGGAAGCTTTAATGGAAACACCGCCTGAGGTGAAGATTAAGTCAGGGAAGGCTAAAACcgccaagaagaaaaagatcaacTCCAAGACTGAAaaaattttgaaggaaCGGTCGGTTTCCACCAAGACTCAAATGGCATCCTCAATTTTAACAAACAGAAGTAGCAAATATGGGAATACCAACCGTAGTGTTGGATGA